One stretch of Bosea vaviloviae DNA includes these proteins:
- a CDS encoding ABC transporter permease yields the protein MQGFLLRRAGQALATIIGVVTLIFFVQRLTGDPTYLLVPETATKADVDALRHAMGFDRPLPVQYLDFLADLARFDLGQSVVQRVPVMTIIASRLPYTLMLAAGALLVACGIGVPIGILLAVFRDKAIAKLAAGFVLAAQSMPTFWSGILMILVFSVLLGWLPPSSTGDLSHLVMPSFALGLLSMATFARITRSALLDELSKDYARTARSRGVRTGRLLVRHIARNASIPLITVAALEISNLLAGAVIVETVFAWPGIGQVTVQAILARDFMIVQGVVLMGAFVTVALNLISDLLYSLVDPRIVLDGGR from the coding sequence ATGCAAGGCTTCCTGCTCAGGCGTGCCGGACAGGCACTCGCCACCATCATCGGGGTGGTGACGCTGATCTTCTTCGTCCAGCGCCTGACCGGCGACCCGACCTATCTGCTGGTGCCGGAGACCGCGACCAAGGCCGATGTCGATGCGCTGCGCCATGCGATGGGCTTCGACCGGCCGCTGCCGGTCCAGTATCTCGACTTCCTCGCCGATCTCGCCCGCTTCGACCTCGGTCAGTCCGTCGTGCAACGCGTGCCGGTGATGACGATCATCGCCTCGCGCCTGCCCTATACGCTGATGCTGGCGGCGGGCGCGCTCCTCGTTGCCTGCGGCATCGGCGTGCCGATCGGCATCCTGCTCGCGGTCTTCCGCGACAAGGCGATCGCCAAGCTCGCGGCCGGCTTCGTGCTCGCAGCCCAGAGCATGCCGACCTTCTGGAGCGGCATCCTGATGATCCTGGTCTTCTCGGTGCTGCTCGGCTGGCTGCCGCCCTCCTCGACCGGCGACCTCTCGCATCTGGTGATGCCGTCCTTCGCGCTCGGCCTGCTCTCGATGGCGACCTTCGCGCGGATCACGCGCTCGGCCCTGCTCGACGAATTGTCGAAGGATTATGCCCGCACCGCCCGCTCGCGCGGCGTCCGCACCGGGCGCCTGCTCGTCCGCCACATCGCCCGCAACGCCTCGATCCCGCTGATCACGGTCGCAGCGCTCGAAATCTCGAACCTGCTCGCCGGCGCCGTCATCGTCGAAACGGTCTTCGCCTGGCCCGGCATCGGGCAGGTCACCGTGCAGGCGATCCTGGCGCGCGATTTCATGATCGTGCAGGGCGTCGTGCTGATGGGCGCCTTCGTCACCGTGGCATTGAACCTGATCTCGGACCTGCTCTACAGCCTGGTCGATCCGCGCATCGTGCTGGATGGCGGGCGATGA
- a CDS encoding ABC transporter substrate-binding protein, protein MSILSRTTHVAAALVAVLAATLAFGAAPAQASKERLVVDLVNEPSSLDPQVQWNPDSYYVYRNIFDNLVTRDDKGEIVPQVAASWKYLSDTEIEFELRPDITFHDGSKLTADDVAYSVKRITDPKFGSPQLGQFDKITDATALSPSKVKLTTNGAYPALLAQLVKLSIVPKAIVEAVGKDAFNLKPVGSGPYKFEAWQRGVQVSLVRNDAYWGDKGPFPAVIFRAVPDGATRLANLQAGTSDLGVTLDSDQAGQLKSATRAKALIGLTERVAYLRLNTVKPPFDNVKLRLAAAYAIDKEGLVDGLLGGFDKPVSQLLTPVSFGWIEGLKGPSYDLAKAKALVAEAGPAAKAEIELSTAPVFDQRIVQAIQQQLNDAGLNVKIAMSDMASYLKRSQAGPEATSTLSFGRWSCACQDADGVLFPLIHKSSGWSAYRNSKADSLLEEARQTLDKDKRLAAYKQVHEIIAAEAPLVPLYQAAVIYGATKNLQFKPTPNESMFLNRMSWTD, encoded by the coding sequence ATGAGCATTCTCTCGCGGACCACTCATGTCGCGGCCGCCTTGGTCGCCGTGCTCGCAGCCACGCTCGCATTCGGCGCTGCTCCGGCCCAGGCCTCGAAGGAGCGGCTCGTCGTCGACCTCGTCAACGAGCCGTCTTCGCTCGATCCACAGGTGCAGTGGAACCCCGACAGCTACTATGTCTACCGCAATATCTTCGACAATCTCGTTACCCGCGACGACAAGGGCGAGATCGTCCCGCAGGTCGCAGCCAGCTGGAAATATCTCTCCGACACCGAGATCGAGTTCGAGCTGCGGCCCGACATCACCTTCCATGACGGCTCGAAGCTGACGGCCGATGACGTCGCCTACAGCGTCAAGCGCATCACCGATCCGAAATTCGGCAGCCCGCAGCTCGGCCAGTTCGACAAGATCACCGACGCGACCGCGCTCTCGCCGAGCAAGGTCAAGCTCACCACCAACGGCGCCTATCCGGCCCTGCTCGCCCAGCTGGTCAAGCTCTCGATCGTACCGAAGGCCATCGTCGAGGCGGTTGGCAAGGACGCCTTCAACCTGAAGCCCGTCGGCAGCGGGCCCTATAAATTCGAGGCCTGGCAGCGCGGCGTGCAGGTCTCGCTTGTGCGCAACGACGCCTATTGGGGCGACAAGGGCCCCTTCCCGGCCGTGATCTTCCGCGCCGTGCCGGACGGGGCGACGCGGCTCGCCAATCTGCAGGCCGGGACCAGCGATCTCGGCGTGACGCTCGATTCAGACCAGGCCGGCCAGCTCAAATCCGCGACCAGGGCCAAGGCCCTGATCGGCCTGACCGAGCGCGTCGCCTATCTGCGCCTCAACACGGTCAAGCCGCCCTTCGACAACGTCAAGCTCAGGCTGGCGGCGGCCTATGCCATCGACAAGGAAGGGCTGGTCGACGGCCTGCTCGGCGGCTTCGACAAGCCGGTCTCGCAATTGCTGACTCCGGTCAGCTTCGGCTGGATCGAGGGCCTGAAGGGGCCAAGCTACGACCTCGCCAAGGCCAAGGCCCTGGTCGCGGAGGCCGGCCCGGCGGCGAAAGCCGAGATCGAGCTCTCGACCGCGCCCGTCTTCGACCAGCGCATCGTCCAGGCGATCCAGCAGCAGCTCAACGATGCCGGTCTCAACGTCAAGATCGCGATGTCGGACATGGCGAGCTACCTCAAGCGCTCGCAGGCCGGGCCCGAGGCGACCTCGACGCTGAGCTTCGGCCGCTGGTCCTGCGCCTGCCAGGATGCAGACGGCGTGCTCTTCCCGCTGATCCACAAGAGCAGCGGCTGGTCGGCCTATCGCAACTCCAAGGCCGACAGCCTGCTCGAAGAGGCGCGCCAGACGCTCGACAAGGACAAGCGGCTTGCCGCCTACAAGCAGGTTCACGAGATCATCGCCGCGGAAGCCCCGCTGGTACCGCTCTATCAGGCGGCCGTGATCTACGGCGCGACCAAGAACCTGCAGTTCAAGCCGACGCCGAATGAAAGCATGTTCCTCAACCGCATGAGCTGGACGGACTGA